Proteins encoded together in one Mannheimia haemolytica window:
- the ptrA gene encoding Protease 3 precursor, translating into MKLSFLTQFVAAAFAINVMTYPALAEVARNAEKTTASQPQSQLGFELIKQSINKSPNDKAIYQGIKLDNGMEVLLISDSQANKSLMSAIIPIGSMDDPISQQGLAHYLEHMILMGSKNYPETNSLDGFLTKNGGMNNASTASHRTAYYLQVNNEAFSEAVTRLADTLAFPLLLETNAKKEVNAVNAEMVRAKSHDGHLLHSVNLATANPAHPATKFAVGNKETLSDKPDSKLQTELEQFYKQHYSANLFKVVLYSNQSIEQMAKLAASTLGKMENKHFSIPQTAEPRYRDEDKSVFIQYKPVKSTKMLVIGFDFPNDEMQFKHKTGEYIAYMLNNNTDGTLSDYLIKQGLSDGGIEAVSSANIGRERGSFDIYIELTDKGLSEQDKIISLVFQQIEKIKQEGIAESYFSEVKESLKQDFQHLQVEKNMDFVEFIADQMLYFPLEHVIDQPYLTEAMDNEAIKAKLAAMNIDNARIMLVSDTAKTDKKTPYFEAGYSVAKITAEQKQKWLDFSQNPQLNLPELNPYFTTDFTLNKVETGLTKPKLINDQAGNLIYAMPSVHFANEPKAKISVGFNIRPRKDDLKSLTAASILGYMNNLAQTKLDFQSSVAGMNLSLAPAANGLALSAEGYTQHLAKLMLDSVKQFSRFELNENVLAQAKQRLHQELDRNEKENSLNQANAVLSRFASYPYFDVPKQRAMIDSITLADIDQLRQRILQESSSFKLLSVGNLSAEQVSALAEDLQAVIKNQKSANATGQYVDVSTSKRKINVVKNVPNEDNALLMAFMPNGYSELESFTRAKLLRSIISRWYFDDLRTDKQLGYVVYATDNVIGKTAGIQFMVQSPNTTPAGILEHNERFFKQALARLQNLSEEEFAKYRDSLVEKLQYKPESLAEEFSEFGSDFSRNNPKFDRLQQVIELTKGLTKADIVAFYQKAVIEKQGFVFVSQAIGTKTKAEEVAKFDGFEQIESIENLQREFEIKDY; encoded by the coding sequence ATGAAATTATCTTTTCTTACCCAATTCGTTGCGGCGGCTTTTGCTATTAATGTGATGACCTACCCTGCATTGGCAGAAGTTGCAAGAAACGCAGAAAAAACGACCGCTAGTCAACCTCAATCCCAACTCGGTTTTGAGCTGATTAAACAGAGCATCAACAAAAGCCCGAATGATAAAGCGATTTATCAAGGCATCAAACTGGATAACGGAATGGAAGTGCTACTGATTTCTGACAGCCAAGCGAATAAATCGCTGATGTCTGCCATTATCCCGATTGGCTCAATGGACGACCCGATTTCTCAGCAAGGGTTGGCTCACTACCTTGAACATATGATTTTAATGGGGTCGAAAAACTATCCGGAAACTAACAGTTTAGATGGTTTTTTAACCAAAAATGGCGGTATGAATAATGCCTCAACCGCTTCTCACCGCACTGCTTATTATCTGCAAGTTAATAATGAAGCCTTTAGCGAAGCGGTCACACGGCTAGCAGATACGCTAGCATTCCCGTTATTGTTGGAAACCAACGCCAAGAAAGAGGTAAATGCGGTCAATGCGGAGATGGTACGAGCTAAATCGCACGATGGGCATTTATTGCACAGCGTGAATTTAGCCACCGCAAATCCGGCTCATCCCGCTACCAAATTTGCGGTAGGCAATAAAGAGACGTTATCTGACAAGCCGGATAGCAAATTACAAACCGAGTTAGAGCAATTTTATAAACAGCATTATTCTGCGAATCTGTTTAAGGTGGTGCTTTATTCCAATCAGTCGATTGAGCAGATGGCAAAATTGGCAGCCAGCACTTTAGGCAAAATGGAAAATAAACATTTCAGCATACCGCAAACCGCTGAGCCACGTTATCGTGATGAAGATAAATCGGTATTTATTCAATATAAACCGGTGAAATCGACCAAAATGTTAGTGATTGGCTTTGATTTTCCGAATGACGAAATGCAGTTCAAGCACAAAACCGGCGAATATATTGCTTATATGCTGAACAATAACACCGATGGTACATTGTCGGATTACTTAATTAAGCAGGGGTTATCTGACGGTGGTATTGAGGCAGTGAGCAGTGCCAATATCGGGCGTGAGCGTGGCTCGTTTGATATTTACATTGAGCTAACCGATAAAGGCTTGAGTGAGCAAGATAAAATTATTTCACTGGTTTTCCAGCAAATTGAGAAGATCAAACAAGAAGGTATTGCAGAGAGCTATTTTAGTGAAGTTAAAGAGAGCCTGAAGCAAGACTTCCAACATCTGCAAGTAGAAAAAAATATGGATTTTGTGGAATTTATTGCCGACCAGATGCTCTATTTTCCACTAGAACACGTTATCGATCAGCCTTATTTGACCGAAGCGATGGATAATGAAGCCATTAAAGCAAAATTGGCGGCGATGAATATTGATAATGCCCGTATTATGCTGGTGAGTGATACTGCCAAAACCGACAAGAAAACCCCTTATTTTGAAGCAGGCTATTCGGTGGCAAAAATCACCGCAGAGCAAAAACAAAAATGGTTGGATTTCAGTCAAAATCCACAGCTCAACTTGCCTGAATTAAACCCATATTTCACCACCGATTTTACGCTAAACAAGGTCGAGACCGGCTTAACTAAACCGAAATTGATTAACGACCAAGCGGGCAATTTAATTTATGCCATGCCGAGTGTGCATTTTGCGAATGAACCGAAGGCTAAAATTAGCGTTGGTTTTAATATTCGCCCGAGAAAAGATGACTTAAAGAGCCTGACCGCAGCGTCTATTTTGGGTTATATGAACAATTTGGCTCAAACCAAGCTGGATTTTCAGTCTTCGGTGGCGGGTATGAATTTAAGTTTAGCCCCGGCGGCAAACGGTTTAGCCTTAAGTGCAGAGGGGTACACCCAACATCTGGCGAAATTAATGCTAGACAGCGTGAAACAGTTCAGCCGCTTTGAGCTTAACGAGAACGTATTGGCACAGGCGAAACAGCGTTTGCACCAAGAGCTGGATCGCAATGAAAAAGAAAACAGCCTTAATCAGGCTAATGCTGTATTAAGCCGTTTTGCTTCTTACCCTTATTTTGATGTGCCGAAACAGCGGGCGATGATTGATAGCATTACCCTTGCGGATATCGATCAGCTACGCCAGCGAATTTTACAAGAGAGCAGCAGCTTTAAGCTGTTATCGGTGGGGAATTTGTCGGCAGAGCAGGTTTCTGCTCTGGCGGAGGATTTACAAGCGGTCATAAAAAACCAAAAATCTGCAAATGCTACCGGACAGTATGTAGATGTGAGCACCAGTAAGCGTAAGATTAATGTGGTTAAAAACGTGCCGAATGAAGATAATGCGTTGCTAATGGCATTTATGCCGAACGGTTATAGTGAGTTGGAAAGTTTTACTCGTGCCAAGTTGCTCAGAAGTATTATTTCTCGCTGGTATTTTGATGATTTACGCACTGATAAACAACTAGGCTATGTGGTTTATGCTACCGACAATGTCATCGGCAAAACTGCCGGCATTCAGTTTATGGTGCAAAGCCCGAACACAACACCGGCAGGCATTTTAGAGCATAACGAACGTTTCTTTAAACAAGCCTTAGCACGTTTACAAAACTTATCAGAAGAGGAGTTTGCAAAATACCGTGATAGCTTGGTGGAAAAACTACAATATAAACCGGAGTCTTTGGCTGAAGAGTTTTCCGAGTTCGGTTCAGACTTTAGCAGAAATAACCCGAAATTTGACCGCTTGCAACAGGTGATTGAATTAACCAAAGGGCTCACCAAAGCAGATATTGTGGCATTTTACCAAAAAGCCGTGATCGAAAAGCAAGGCTTTGTGTTTGTCAGCCAAGCTATCGGCACCAAAACCAAAGCGGAAGAGGTAGCGAAATTCGATGGTTTTGAGCAGATCGAAAGCATTGAAAATCTACAACGAGAGTTTGAGATTAAGGATTATTAG
- the recC gene encoding Exodeoxyribonuclease V gamma chain has protein sequence MFTLYQSNQISSLAEMLVKIQQVNPLEDPFEPETILIQSQGMAQWLQMQIAELNGVMGNCDFLYPTTFLWQQYRLLFPELPKENIFERSSLVWRIMRLLPSCLTLSEFAPLKRYLGEQPNKEQYQLKLYQLSAKIAELFDQYLVYRPHWLVSWEEDDLQAVENEIKIATAAKPIDFDLIRADMKWQSHLWQQIVSDLQSESDEQVFTTSHRAYLQQNYFAKLDSLTDVEKAKLPKRIFIFGISSFSPLQLAVFKKLSEHCDIHLFFFNPSEKYWGDSVEEKVWQKLALSHKISQDDLDNLLAEQSNKLLNLWGKQGRDFLAQLIEFEPNTIDVFVELEENSNLNKLKKQIFSLENYATITDLTADNSLQIHSCHSPMREVEVLHNQLLNLFERDSTLLPKDIIVMSPDINRYAPYIDAVFSRYYTGNQTGNRDPRYIPFSLSDQAFTQVDPIIYSFLQLLVMKESPFNAEDLFDLLEVNAIQTRFGFSQEDIHTLRVWARSAGVRSGVEIEQPHWQNYNSWENGLNRLLLGSSLKEEQGIWENTLAFGDSYGLNAELVGRLASFIEALLTWVKFIQMPQPLANWYQAIKNLIADLYQENAENAASILLLNNVNDQIIEQISATHFSDDLQIEILALLFEQQLSQHSQQLNFLVGRVNFATLLPMRAIPFKVVCLLGMNEADFPRQQQINSFDLMQYAPQKGDRAKRDDDRYLFLEALLSAQQVFYISYVGQSQKDGKEMLPSILVSQLLDTMNEALTPELKQQLGGEVEKALVRKQPLTVFSKKNFTHPRDHAYNAEWIIKPTSVVQDFLSEPLINEGVASLELDELISFVQNPIRFFFVKVLGISFNTYDDTIDESEIFEMSGLDNYRILNELLTVNAEQQQRFFAEEQLKGNLPASHFAQIATQDLIGKITEMQTALSHYLASESRILSVNQGLELERQTLTLNGNIANLYQNEVVLWRVGHLRDKDKIQTWIYHLLLCAYFPDKTVKFYYREGEKVGVLSFEAVSQAEALSQLSIYLNAYVDGLSQAQLVVYNQIEEYLKGDGSNSEQFLSSIAEKDERDGSYLNRILAQTKELDSQAIYQRTQSWFSLMNQKIAKND, from the coding sequence ATGTTTACACTTTACCAATCCAACCAAATTTCATCACTGGCGGAGATGCTGGTGAAAATCCAGCAGGTAAATCCACTTGAAGATCCGTTTGAGCCGGAAACCATTTTGATTCAAAGTCAGGGGATGGCACAGTGGCTACAAATGCAGATTGCTGAATTAAACGGTGTGATGGGGAATTGTGATTTTCTCTACCCCACTACCTTTTTATGGCAGCAGTATCGGCTGTTGTTCCCGGAGCTGCCGAAAGAGAATATTTTTGAGCGTAGTTCGTTGGTTTGGCGGATTATGCGGTTATTGCCGAGTTGCTTGACACTATCGGAGTTTGCTCCGTTAAAGCGTTATTTAGGTGAGCAACCTAATAAAGAGCAGTATCAGCTTAAGCTCTATCAACTTTCTGCCAAAATTGCCGAATTGTTCGACCAATATTTGGTGTATCGCCCGCATTGGCTGGTGAGCTGGGAAGAGGACGACTTACAAGCGGTCGAAAATGAGATAAAAATTGCAACTGCCGCCAAGCCAATTGATTTTGATTTAATTCGAGCCGATATGAAATGGCAAAGCCATTTATGGCAGCAGATTGTATCTGATCTGCAATCGGAATCTGATGAGCAGGTTTTTACTACCTCCCACCGTGCTTATTTGCAACAAAATTACTTTGCCAAGTTAGATTCACTGACCGATGTAGAAAAAGCCAAATTGCCAAAACGCATTTTCATTTTTGGCATTTCGTCCTTCTCGCCATTACAGTTAGCGGTGTTTAAGAAACTCAGCGAGCATTGCGATATCCACCTGTTCTTTTTCAACCCAAGCGAAAAATATTGGGGCGACAGTGTGGAAGAAAAAGTGTGGCAAAAATTGGCATTAAGCCACAAGATTTCGCAAGATGATCTGGATAACTTATTGGCAGAGCAAAGCAATAAACTGCTGAATCTTTGGGGCAAACAAGGGCGAGATTTCTTAGCTCAATTAATCGAATTTGAGCCGAATACCATTGATGTCTTTGTCGAACTTGAGGAAAACAGCAACCTTAATAAACTCAAAAAACAGATTTTCAGCTTAGAAAATTACGCCACTATTACCGATTTAACCGCCGATAATTCGCTCCAAATTCATTCGTGCCACAGCCCGATGCGAGAAGTGGAAGTGTTGCATAACCAGCTACTGAACTTGTTTGAGCGAGATAGCACCTTGCTGCCGAAAGATATTATCGTGATGTCGCCGGATATTAATAGATACGCACCTTATATTGATGCGGTGTTCTCTCGCTACTATACCGGTAATCAGACGGGCAATCGGGATCCACGCTATATTCCTTTTTCATTATCCGATCAGGCATTCACGCAGGTTGATCCGATTATCTACAGTTTCCTACAACTACTGGTAATGAAAGAAAGCCCGTTTAATGCCGAAGATCTGTTTGATTTACTGGAAGTCAATGCGATTCAAACCCGTTTTGGCTTTAGTCAAGAAGATATTCATACCCTGCGGGTTTGGGCGAGAAGTGCCGGGGTACGTTCCGGTGTGGAAATTGAGCAACCTCACTGGCAAAACTACAATTCGTGGGAAAACGGACTAAACCGTTTATTGCTTGGCTCCAGTCTGAAAGAAGAGCAGGGAATTTGGGAAAACACCCTTGCCTTTGGGGATAGCTATGGCTTAAATGCCGAATTGGTAGGGCGACTTGCCTCTTTCATTGAAGCTTTATTAACGTGGGTGAAGTTTATCCAAATGCCACAGCCCTTAGCAAATTGGTATCAGGCAATAAAAAATTTGATTGCAGATCTGTACCAAGAAAATGCTGAAAATGCCGCATCAATTTTATTGTTGAATAATGTGAATGATCAGATTATCGAGCAAATTTCTGCCACCCATTTTTCAGACGATCTGCAAATTGAGATTTTAGCCTTATTGTTTGAGCAACAACTCAGCCAACATTCGCAACAACTTAATTTCTTAGTCGGGCGGGTGAATTTTGCCACCCTTCTGCCAATGCGAGCGATTCCATTCAAGGTAGTCTGCTTACTAGGTATGAATGAGGCAGATTTCCCTCGCCAACAACAAATCAATAGCTTTGATTTAATGCAGTACGCCCCGCAAAAGGGCGACCGTGCCAAACGTGATGATGATCGCTATTTGTTCTTAGAGGCTCTACTTTCTGCTCAGCAAGTGTTTTACATCAGCTATGTTGGGCAGTCACAAAAAGACGGCAAAGAGATGCTACCGTCGATTTTGGTTTCTCAACTGCTAGATACAATGAATGAAGCTTTAACGCCTGAATTGAAGCAACAATTAGGCGGTGAAGTGGAGAAAGCTTTGGTCAGAAAGCAACCGCTGACCGTGTTTAGCAAAAAGAATTTTACTCACCCACGAGATCACGCTTACAACGCAGAGTGGATTATCAAGCCAACCTCTGTGGTACAAGATTTTCTCAGCGAGCCTTTAATCAATGAAGGTGTGGCTTCGCTAGAACTCGATGAGTTAATTTCCTTTGTGCAGAATCCGATTAGGTTTTTCTTTGTGAAGGTGTTGGGGATTTCGTTTAACACTTATGACGATACCATTGATGAAAGCGAAATTTTTGAAATGTCGGGGCTGGATAATTACCGGATCTTAAATGAATTATTAACGGTAAATGCAGAACAACAGCAACGCTTTTTTGCCGAAGAGCAACTCAAAGGCAATTTACCTGCCTCCCATTTTGCTCAAATCGCCACACAAGATTTGATCGGCAAAATTACCGAAATGCAAACGGCGTTAAGCCACTATTTAGCAAGCGAAAGCCGTATTTTGAGTGTTAATCAGGGGCTTGAGTTGGAACGCCAAACCCTCACCCTAAACGGCAATATTGCCAACCTATATCAGAATGAAGTGGTGCTATGGCGAGTAGGGCATTTACGAGATAAAGACAAGATTCAGACTTGGATCTACCATTTATTATTGTGTGCCTATTTCCCTGACAAAACGGTGAAATTCTATTACCGAGAGGGTGAAAAAGTTGGCGTGTTGAGCTTTGAAGCGGTTTCGCAGGCGGAAGCATTATCGCAATTAAGCATTTATTTGAATGCTTATGTGGACGGATTATCGCAAGCCCAGCTGGTAGTGTATAACCAAATTGAGGAGTATCTTAAGGGAGATGGTTCAAACAGCGAGCAATTTCTCTCAAGCATTGCGGAGAAAGATGAGCGAGACGGCAGTTACCTCAATCGGATTCTTGCTCAAACTAAAGAGCTGGATTCTCAAGCCATTTACCAACGTACTCAAAGCTGGTTTAGCTTAATGAATCAGAAAATAGCGAAAAACGATTAA